From the genome of Papaver somniferum cultivar HN1 chromosome 2, ASM357369v1, whole genome shotgun sequence, one region includes:
- the LOC113351084 gene encoding actin-depolymerizing factor 1-like gives MGEDENTQQPGSSEYEQESEFEIKEEKRKRKIWRRMGEEANAVSGIAVHDDCKQRFLELKEKRTFRFFVYKIEEKDKQKQIILEKFGESAERYENCQKRKVFFIYWSHDTTRRELDGIQVELQATDPTEMDLDVIRSRAV, from the exons ATGGGAGAGGATGAAAACACACAACAACCTGGTTCTTCTGAATATGAGCAGGAAAGTGAATTTGAAATCAAAGAGGAGAAGAGAAAGAGGAAGATATGGAGAAGAATGGGAGAGGAG GCTAATGCAGTGTCGGGGATTGCTGTGCACGACGATTGCAAACAAAGGTTTTTGGAATTGAAGGAAAAAAGGACTTTCCGTTTTTTTGTGTACAAAATTGAAGAGAAGGATAAGCAAAAGCAAATTATTCTGGAGAAGTTTGGCGAGTCAGCTGAAAGATATGAGAATTGCCAAAAGAGAAAGGTTTTCTTCATCTATT GGTCTCATGATACCACAAGG AGAGAGCTTGACGGAATTCAGGTAGAGTTGCAAGCAACTGATCCTACTGAAATGGATCTTGATGTCATTAGAAGCCGAGCTGTTTAA